In one Solanum dulcamara chromosome 1, daSolDulc1.2, whole genome shotgun sequence genomic region, the following are encoded:
- the LOC129886000 gene encoding putative UDP-rhamnose:rhamnosyltransferase 1, whose amino-acid sequence MANRDENNTKELHIVMFPWLAFGHIIPFLELSKFIARKGHKISFISTPRNIDRLPKIPHEFSNSITFVKIPLPKIDGLPNDAEATMDIRNEEMIYLKKAMDGMEKEVTNFLENNSPDWIIQDFAQYWLAPISAKLGISRIYYSIINAWFISFLGSIENMININNSSPPKLEDFLVPPKWIPFETKAAYRLHEARWMVESTQKNVSGVSDMYRTGVTIKGLDAIIIRHCHEFEGQWLKLLEDLHHMLVLPTGLMPPIVENSIDVNNESWISIKEWLDEKPKGSVVYVALGSEVAVGQSEINELARGLELSKLPFFWVLRKPSGSGNTDPIELPNGFEERTKGRGIVWKSWVPQLKILSHESIGGFLTHCGWSSTIEGLMFGHPLIMLPFLVDQGLNARILEDQGVGIEVPRNKEDGSYTSKSVANSVKLVMVENDGKLIRDKAKEMSSIFNNKELHDNYIENLINFLENHRIVKNWHT is encoded by the coding sequence ATGGCCAATagagatgaaaataatactaaagAACTTCACATAGTTATGTTTCCATGGCTAGCTTTTGGTCATATTATCCCATTTCTTGAACTATCCAAATTCATAGCTCGAAAGGGtcataaaatttcttttatttcgACTCCAAGAAACATTGATCGTCTCCCGAAAATTCCCCATGAATTTTCTAATTCCATAACTTTTGTAAAAATTCCACTTCCCAAAATTGATGGATTACCAAATGATGCAGAGGCCACTATGGATATAAGAAATGAAGAAATGATTTATCTCAAGAAAGCAATGGATGGTATGGAAAAAGAAGTGACTAATTTCTTGGAAAATAATTCTCCTGATTGGATTATTCAAGATTTTGCACAATATTGGTTGGCTCCAATTTCAGCTAAATTAGGAATTTCAAGAATTTACTATAGTATCATAAATGCTTGGTTCATTTCCTTCTTAGGTTCCATTGAGAACATGATCAACATTAATAATTCTTCACCACCAAAGTTGGAGGATTTTTTGGTACCACCAAAATGGATCCCATTTGAAACAAAGGCGGCGTATCGCCTCCATGAGGCGCGGTGGATGGTGGAGTCTACCCAGAAAAATGTTTCTGGCGTTTCAGACATGTATCGTACTGGTGTCACCATTAAAGGGTTAGATGCAATTATTATTCGTCACTGTCATGAGTTTGAGGGTCAATGGTTGAAGTTATTAGAGGATTTGCATCATATGCTTGTGCTTCCTACGGGGTTAATGCCACCTATAGTGGAAAATAGTATCGATGTTAATAATGAATCTTGGATATCGATTAAAGAATGGTTAGATGAAAAACCAAAAGGTTCAGTGGTTTATGTAGCACTAGGAAGTGAAGTCGCGGTTGGTCAGAGTGAAATCAATGAACTAGCTCGTGGGTTGGAGTTATCTAAATTACCCTTCTTTTGGGTCTTGAGAAAGCCCTCCGGATCAGGAAATACTGACCCAATTGAGCTACCTAATGGTTTTGAGGAAAGAACCAAAGGTCGAGGCATAGTATGGAAGAGTTGGGTACCTCAATTGAAGATACTGAGTCATGAATCAATCGGTGGATTCTTGACTCATTGTGGATGGAGCTCAACTATAGAAGGGCTTATGTTTGGTCATCCGTTGATTATGTTACCTTTTCTGGTAGATCAAGGATTGAACGCTAGAATTCTAGAAGATCAAGGGGTCGGTATAGAAGTACCAAGAAACAAAGAGGACGGGTCCTACACGAGCAAATCGGTGGCTAACTCGGTGAAGCTAGTAATGGTGGAAAATGATGGAAAATTAATTCGAGACAAAGCAAAAGAAATGAGTTCCATATTTAATAACAAAGAGCTTCATGATAACTATATTGAAAATCTAATTAATTTCTTGGAAAATCATAGGATAGTCAAGAATTGGCATACATGA
- the LOC129886008 gene encoding UDP-glycosyltransferase 91D2-like yields the protein METQFLKSMANRDENNTKELHIVMFPWLAFGHIIPFLELSKFIARKGHKISFISTPRNNDRLPKIPHEFSNSITFVKIPLPKIDGLPNDAEATMDIRNEEMVYLKKAMDGMEKEVTNFLENNSPDWIIQDFAQYWLAPISTRLGISRIFYSIVNGWFLSFFGSFENMINTNNCTSPPKLEEFLVPPKWIPFETKVAYRRHEAWWMVESSQKNVSGASDLYRNGVTIEGADAIIIRHCHEFEGQWLKLLENLHHMPVLPTGLMPPIVETSIDVKNESWISIKEWLDEKPKGSVVYVALGSEVAVGPSEINELARGLELCGSPFFWVLRKSSKSGYTDPIELPDGFEERTKGRGIVWKSWVPQLKILSHESVGGFLTHCGWSSTIEGLMFGHPLIMLPFLVDQGLNARILEDKGVGVEVPRNEEDGSYTSDSVANSVKLIMVESDGKLIREKAKEMTSIFGDKDLHDNYIENLINFLENHRKVKN from the coding sequence ATGGAAACTCAATTTCTCAAATCCATGGCCAATagagatgaaaataatactaaagAACTTCACATAGTTATGTTTCCATGGCTAGCTTTTGGTCATATTATCCCATTTCTTGAACTTTCCAAATTCATAGCTCGAAAGGGtcataaaatttcttttatttcgACTCCAAGAAACAATGATCGTCTCCCGAAAATTCCCCATGAATTTTCTAATTCCATTACTTTTGTAAAAATTCCACTTCCCAAAATTGATGGATTACCAAATGATGCAGAGGCCACTATGGATATAAGAAATGAAGAAATGGTTTATCTCAAGAAAGCAATGGATGGTATGGAAAAAGAAGTGACTAATTTCTTGGAAAATAATTCTCCTGATTGGATTATTCAAGATTTTGCACAATATTGGTTGGCTCCAATTTCAACAAGATTAGGGATATCAAGAATATTCTATAGTATAGTAAATGGTtggttcctttccttttttggttCTTTTGAGAACATGATCAACACCAACAATTGTACATCACCACCAAAGTTGGAGGAATTTTTGGTACCACCAAAATGGATCCCATTTGAAACAAAGGTAGCGTATCGCCGCCACGAGGCGTGGTGGATGGTGGAGTCGAGTCAAAAGAATGTTTCTGGCGCTTCAGACCTTTATCGTAATGGTGTCACAATCGAAGGAGCAGACGCTATTATTATTCGTCACTGTCATGAGTTTGAGGGTCAATGGTTGAAGTTACTAGAGAATTTGCATCATATGCCTGTGCTTCCTACGGGGCTAATGCCACCTATTGTGGAAACTAGCATCGATGTTAAAAATGAATCTTGGATATCTATTAAAGAATGGTTAGATGAAAAACCAAAAGGTTCAGTGGTTTATGTAGCGCTAGGAAGTGAAGTGGCGGTTGGTCCGAGTGAAATCAATGAGCTAGCTCGTGGGTTGGAGTTATGTGGATCACCTTTCTTTTGGGTCTTGAGAAAGTCCTCTAAGTCGGGATATACTGACCCAATTGAGCTACCGGATGGTTTTGAGGAAAGAACCAAAGGTCGAGGCATAGTATGGAAGAGTTGGGTACCTCAATTGAAGATACTGAGTCATGAATCAGTCGGTGGATTCTTGACTCATTGCGGATGGAGCTCAACTATAGAAGGGTTAATGTTTGGTCATCCGTTAATTATGTTACCTTTTCTGGTAGATCAAGGATTAAACGCTAGAATCTTAGAGGACAAAGGGGTCGGTGTAGAAGTACCCCGAAACGAAGAGGATGGGTCCTATACGAGTGATTCGGTGGCCAATTCGGTGAAGCTAATAATGGTGGAGAGTGATGGAAAGTTAATTCGAGAGAAAGCAAAAGAAATGACTTCTATATTTGGTGACAAAGACCTTCATGATAACTATATAGAAAATCTTATTAATTTCTTGGAAAATCATAGGAAAGTGAAGAATTAA